One genomic segment of Erysipelotrichaceae bacterium 66202529 includes these proteins:
- a CDS encoding aminotransferase class I/II-fold pyridoxal phosphate-dependent enzyme gives MYEKFLSQHVQTIKPSGIRKYFDLASEMEGVISLGVGEPDFDTPWHIREAAIYSIESGKTHYTANQGLLELREEICLYQKRRFHLDYDPVDNVIVTVGGSEAIDIAMRAIVNPGDEVILMEPSYVAYTPSVELTGAVPVHIKLEHEDQFKLTPEKLKAAITPKTKAILMNFPSNPTGGVMTKEDYAKLVPILKEHEIIVISDEIYAELTYDGTFCSPANFDEIKDQVIIISGFSKAYAMTGWRLGYVLANKTFTAAMNKIHQYIIMSAPTAAQYGAIDAMRNGDIHVAEMRESYMTRRNFITKGFNRIGLPTHLPHGAFYIFPDIRGTGLTSDAFCVQLLEEQRVACVPGTAFGDAGEGFIRVSYAYSIDHIREAIERIDQFMEKFRQK, from the coding sequence ATGTACGAAAAATTTTTAAGTCAGCACGTACAAACCATCAAACCAAGCGGAATCCGTAAATACTTTGATCTTGCCAGTGAAATGGAGGGCGTTATATCCCTTGGTGTCGGAGAACCCGATTTTGATACACCCTGGCATATCCGTGAGGCTGCAATTTATTCCATAGAGAGTGGAAAAACACATTATACCGCGAATCAGGGACTTCTGGAGCTGCGTGAGGAAATCTGTCTGTATCAGAAACGCCGCTTTCATCTGGATTATGATCCTGTGGACAACGTGATTGTGACTGTCGGCGGCAGTGAGGCCATTGATATTGCCATGCGCGCCATTGTGAATCCGGGTGATGAGGTCATTCTGATGGAGCCAAGCTATGTGGCCTATACGCCAAGTGTCGAGCTTACAGGAGCCGTTCCGGTGCATATCAAGCTGGAGCATGAGGATCAGTTCAAGCTGACACCAGAAAAGCTAAAGGCTGCGATTACACCGAAAACGAAAGCGATTTTGATGAATTTCCCGAGCAATCCAACCGGCGGTGTCATGACGAAAGAGGATTATGCAAAGCTAGTACCAATCCTGAAGGAGCATGAAATCATCGTTATCAGTGATGAAATTTATGCTGAGCTGACGTACGATGGCACCTTCTGTTCTCCTGCCAATTTTGATGAGATCAAGGATCAGGTCATCATTATCAGCGGTTTTTCAAAGGCTTATGCCATGACCGGCTGGCGCCTGGGGTATGTTCTAGCGAATAAAACCTTTACCGCCGCAATGAATAAAATTCACCAGTATATCATCATGTCCGCTCCAACAGCTGCACAATACGGTGCCATAGATGCTATGCGCAATGGTGATATTCATGTCGCAGAAATGCGAGAGTCCTACATGACAAGGCGGAATTTCATTACGAAGGGCTTCAACAGAATTGGATTGCCAACGCATTTACCACATGGTGCATTTTATATCTTCCCGGATATCAGAGGAACCGGATTAACGAGTGATGCATTCTGTGTTCAACTGCTGGAGGAGCAACGGGTTGCCTGCGTGCCCGGTACGGCATTCGGTGATGCAGGAGAAGGCTTTATCCGTGTATCCTATGCATACAGCATTGACCATATCCGTGAAGCGATTGAGCGCATTGATCAGTTCATGGAAAAATTCCGTCAGAAATAG
- a CDS encoding Lrp/AsnC family transcriptional regulator yields MKKELLLSLLETNARYSTRDLADVLLEDEESVIHTMNDLEKKKVICGYHTIINWEKTNKDKVMALIEVDVTPERDFGYDRVAKNIYRYPEVDTMYLMSGKSEFIVIIYGRTMQEISNFVGAKLATTENVVSTSTFFVLKEYKINGIVLDEEEKPSERLVVTP; encoded by the coding sequence ATGAAAAAAGAATTACTGCTGTCATTACTGGAAACAAATGCAAGATACTCTACCAGAGATTTGGCGGATGTTTTGCTGGAGGATGAAGAAAGTGTCATCCACACCATGAATGACCTGGAAAAGAAAAAGGTTATTTGTGGCTACCATACCATTATCAACTGGGAAAAGACCAACAAAGATAAGGTCATGGCCCTGATTGAAGTAGATGTTACACCGGAACGTGATTTCGGCTATGACCGGGTCGCCAAGAATATCTACCGTTATCCGGAAGTCGATACTATGTATCTGATGAGTGGAAAGAGCGAGTTTATCGTCATCATTTATGGAAGAACCATGCAGGAGATATCCAATTTCGTCGGTGCAAAGCTGGCTACAACAGAAAATGTCGTTTCAACATCTACCTTTTTCGTGCTGAAGGAGTATAAGATCAACGGTATTGTTCTGGATGAAGAAGAGAAGCCAAGCGAAAGACTGGTTGTGACGCCATAA
- a CDS encoding maltodextrin glycosyltransferase — protein MNYLKRLYEELERQCGLHADEIYNYAVPQSWNLYGYRPAKSIRSKELLVHPYEFYLFTLRHILKDADGNWKQPQKTAGKTSDRSWLKNASIYSLMVRTATAWDHDRDDRLVSDNLYHLNDNGTFLKSILLLPLLKRMGINTILLHQIFPLCKTQNAHDYPVKEAVTDFRKLDDTLKDNLISELCAEEQCAAFIEACHLLGFRVLLEYCPGKLARENSYYQEHPEWFFWYDADRQNAYHAPLCNALPQNTIPFSYALKDFYRSEDVQKHIALFQEAPAALASYESLKDIEYALHTTIAPAMVDQINAGIPVEQDTTIWRFYEDFHAQTPKEIRKSAKPYLMQDVIRYDLHPARKPMSTLWDMLCENITWYQQTLGIDGIYLEKPYLLPEKLQKALAKTARKQNRALAMIAEDTAAENSPLWLHKGYDAISGSGAYEESDLWNFKFHSFSYRLKGNVCPMFAACEAHDSRRITSVEGNTGTIMLTVMNQFLPNGIPFMMNGVECFEVQPMQLSEYGDPKYLNILPKEDARHHKQAYLDEYWFNYRSSDLPVLPSLLEKTSAIRQNYLEAITNPDACIPVWFDSPRDYGIGFTYICEDRALLVVCNTNVHDSVQLHIHTENMICELPFAPRSIKQIFSTKDPYMHDIQMDSFQNIPLAFDPGEVKFIQLKPESL, from the coding sequence ATGAACTACTTAAAACGCTTATATGAAGAGCTGGAACGCCAATGCGGGCTCCATGCGGATGAAATCTACAACTATGCTGTTCCGCAATCCTGGAATCTGTACGGCTACCGTCCGGCAAAAAGCATACGCAGCAAAGAGCTGCTTGTCCATCCGTATGAATTTTATTTGTTTACGCTTCGTCATATTTTAAAGGATGCGGATGGAAACTGGAAACAGCCGCAGAAAACGGCAGGGAAAACCTCTGATCGCTCATGGTTAAAGAACGCAAGCATATATTCCCTCATGGTTCGTACAGCTACTGCATGGGATCATGACCGGGACGACCGTCTTGTAAGTGACAATCTGTATCACCTCAATGATAACGGTACCTTTTTAAAGAGTATCCTACTGCTGCCGCTGTTAAAGCGCATGGGAATCAACACGATTCTTCTGCATCAGATTTTTCCCTTATGCAAGACACAGAATGCACATGATTATCCGGTGAAGGAGGCCGTTACCGATTTCCGTAAGCTAGATGATACACTAAAGGATAATCTGATTTCTGAGCTGTGTGCAGAGGAACAGTGTGCAGCCTTTATCGAAGCCTGCCACCTGTTGGGATTCCGTGTACTTCTTGAATACTGTCCGGGTAAGCTTGCCAGAGAAAACAGCTATTACCAAGAACATCCGGAATGGTTCTTCTGGTATGATGCAGACAGGCAAAATGCCTACCATGCGCCGCTGTGCAATGCATTGCCGCAGAACACGATTCCCTTTTCCTATGCATTAAAGGATTTCTACCGCAGTGAGGATGTCCAAAAGCATATCGCTTTATTCCAGGAAGCTCCTGCTGCACTGGCATCCTATGAGAGCCTGAAGGATATTGAATATGCACTACATACAACGATTGCACCTGCGATGGTGGATCAGATCAACGCCGGTATTCCTGTGGAACAGGATACCACCATATGGCGGTTCTATGAGGATTTCCACGCCCAGACACCAAAGGAAATACGAAAGAGTGCAAAGCCGTATCTGATGCAGGATGTTATACGCTACGACCTGCATCCGGCCAGAAAGCCAATGAGCACTCTATGGGATATGCTGTGTGAAAATATCACCTGGTATCAGCAGACGCTCGGCATTGACGGTATATATCTGGAAAAACCGTATCTGTTGCCGGAAAAGCTGCAAAAAGCCCTGGCAAAAACAGCAAGAAAGCAGAATCGCGCCTTAGCCATGATTGCGGAGGATACCGCTGCGGAAAACAGTCCGTTATGGCTGCATAAGGGCTATGATGCCATATCCGGCAGCGGTGCCTATGAGGAAAGTGATTTATGGAATTTTAAATTTCACAGCTTCAGCTATCGTCTCAAGGGTAATGTATGTCCGATGTTTGCAGCTTGTGAAGCCCACGATTCCCGCCGTATCACCAGTGTGGAGGGTAATACAGGAACAATCATGCTCACCGTCATGAATCAGTTTTTACCAAACGGAATCCCGTTTATGATGAATGGTGTGGAATGCTTTGAGGTACAGCCAATGCAGCTCAGTGAATACGGTGATCCTAAATATCTGAATATATTGCCAAAGGAGGATGCACGTCATCATAAGCAGGCTTATCTTGATGAATACTGGTTCAATTACCGAAGCAGTGATTTGCCGGTTCTCCCTTCCCTGCTGGAAAAAACAAGTGCGATCCGGCAGAATTATCTGGAGGCTATTACAAATCCGGATGCATGTATTCCTGTCTGGTTTGATTCCCCCAGAGATTATGGAATCGGCTTTACCTACATATGTGAGGACAGAGCGCTGCTTGTTGTATGCAATACCAATGTACATGACAGCGTACAGCTGCATATTCATACAGAGAATATGATTTGTGAGCTTCCGTTCGCTCCACGTTCAATAAAACAGATTTTTTCCACAAAGGATCCGTATATGCATGATATTCAAATGGACAGCTTCCAGAACATTCCTCTTGCATTTGATCCGGGTGAAGTTAAATTTATACAATTAAAGCCGGAAAGCCTGTAA
- a CDS encoding NUDIX domain-containing protein codes for MNYCYECGHKLVMKDLEHEGRIPFCTSCRQFRFPIFSTAISMVTLNPKRDKLLMIQQYGKPNNILVAGYVNKEESAEDALVREMQEEIGRKVLQYRFLKSEYFPKTNTLIFNFAVIIDSESLEDVSDWEVDQAAWFTFEEAKAAVKPASLAQRFLLNFLSVYEKDPENFFSNT; via the coding sequence ATGAATTATTGTTATGAGTGCGGACATAAGCTGGTTATGAAGGATTTGGAGCATGAGGGAAGGATTCCCTTCTGTACCTCCTGCAGGCAGTTTCGTTTTCCTATTTTCAGTACTGCAATTTCCATGGTTACACTGAATCCGAAACGAGATAAGCTCCTTATGATCCAGCAGTATGGAAAGCCGAATAATATTCTTGTCGCAGGCTATGTGAATAAGGAAGAAAGCGCAGAGGATGCGCTGGTGAGGGAAATGCAGGAGGAAATCGGAAGAAAGGTGCTGCAGTACCGTTTTCTGAAAAGCGAGTATTTTCCAAAGACCAATACGCTGATTTTTAACTTTGCAGTGATAATTGACAGCGAATCACTGGAGGATGTCAGTGACTGGGAGGTGGATCAGGCCGCCTGGTTTACATTTGAAGAAGCTAAAGCCGCTGTGAAGCCTGCTTCTCTGGCACAACGCTTTCTCCTGAACTTTTTATCCGTGTATGAAAAGGATCCTGAAAACTTCTTTTCAAATACCTAA
- a CDS encoding YigZ family protein has translation MYRIKDDTMAELEIKKSRFLCYLHKSFSEADAKDFIQKIKKLHPNARHHCYAFIIGEHNELQRSNDDGEPQGTAGVPMLECLANRKMQDTIAVTVRYFGGIKLGAGGLIRAYAKSVSHALDQAVITQKQKRLVYRMTFSYELIGRLDHYFRQNDVAVLDKDYGEQVTYLWMCRKPLDDDISELTNGRYLPVYVEERAVDVEV, from the coding sequence ATGTACAGAATAAAAGACGATACAATGGCAGAGCTGGAAATCAAAAAAAGCCGTTTTCTTTGTTATTTACATAAGAGCTTTTCAGAAGCAGATGCCAAGGATTTTATACAGAAAATAAAAAAGCTGCATCCCAATGCACGGCATCACTGCTATGCGTTTATCATTGGTGAGCATAACGAGCTGCAGCGAAGCAACGATGACGGAGAGCCGCAGGGTACTGCCGGTGTTCCTATGCTGGAATGTCTTGCCAACCGTAAGATGCAGGATACGATAGCTGTAACCGTACGGTATTTTGGCGGCATTAAGCTGGGGGCAGGTGGTTTGATCCGCGCATATGCAAAAAGTGTCTCCCATGCGCTGGATCAGGCAGTGATTACACAAAAGCAAAAACGCCTAGTTTACCGTATGACCTTCAGCTATGAGCTGATTGGAAGGCTTGACCATTATTTCCGACAGAACGATGTGGCGGTACTGGATAAGGACTATGGGGAACAGGTAACGTATTTATGGATGTGCAGAAAGCCGCTGGATGATGATATATCAGAGCTCACAAACGGCCGTTATCTTCCGGTCTATGTGGAGGAACGCGCTGTCGATGTTGAAGTGTAA
- a CDS encoding sigma-70 family RNA polymerase sigma factor, which yields MDESEQALCSSLDELLEVYGDTVYRIALQNMGNVYDAQDVSQDVFLRIMKKRPQFTSKAHEKAWILRVTINVCKDCWKYQKLRTTVELQENLAGINVKADFGLLYEVMKLPVKYRNVLYLFYYEELSVSMIAEILQKKEATILTWLHRARKQLKKRLEEGELL from the coding sequence ATGGATGAAAGTGAGCAGGCGCTGTGCAGCAGTCTGGATGAGCTGCTGGAGGTTTATGGTGATACGGTATACCGGATTGCCTTGCAGAATATGGGAAATGTATATGATGCGCAGGATGTATCACAGGATGTTTTTTTACGGATTATGAAGAAGCGCCCGCAATTTACATCAAAGGCACATGAAAAGGCATGGATTCTGCGGGTGACGATCAATGTATGTAAGGACTGCTGGAAATATCAGAAGCTGCGAACGACGGTGGAACTGCAGGAAAATCTGGCAGGGATAAACGTAAAGGCTGATTTTGGGCTTTTATATGAGGTTATGAAGCTGCCGGTAAAGTATCGCAATGTCCTATATCTGTTTTATTATGAGGAGCTTAGTGTCTCTATGATTGCGGAAATTCTGCAGAAAAAAGAAGCAACCATACTAACATGGCTGCACCGTGCAAGAAAGCAGCTGAAAAAAAGACTGGAAGAGGGTGAGTTGTTATGA